The following proteins are co-located in the Apis mellifera strain DH4 linkage group LG9, Amel_HAv3.1, whole genome shotgun sequence genome:
- the LOC412155 gene encoding F-box/WD repeat-containing protein 5: MDIVENVTKNQENSKENVHMSEEKRNLPEICEENENWYYMPDSILLNIFQYLTPRELTIAGEVCKSWYRVSHDEFLWKDLFYQTYKIDPDIGIMPGKTSWLGEFKRLTYHTPLLETEVLKEHSHQVLHVSFSHNGKMFATCSKDGYIFVWESQYPVSIKYLHDMKTFSWKYTQFSQFNSSDTLLLVSGVHFGTPLSTSGEIAVFRLAPGFDLQCRVINKPYDIFGTWYSEHYLISGNLCWLAHLVSTSLLWLNKANQETSSEHVPIMTQLFRFYNGNASSLRAIMIANCLTPEQNESEEQHNQPSSSNIKEEKGNPPSHKDISSASSSDTLQEEPVVLRHASSRLQYSTLEGGFMNWKKLGDGFEYANPIQYNQEYRQVEMEKKAQENGKKSENSLWNKSGKSSNIKKSEDELSNICEKYLIFTTGSKTYTPHQVGFKRIKNVKFPARLDPGPSLRERIEQRERERERQNSYAFITNWLDYESVADQFDKVDHLIDLHGHIIGMGLSPDHRYLYVNTRPWPRGYIITNPLQPPPIAQEIDIHVIDLVTLKQVGTMLRAHKAYTPNNECFFIFLDVCNEYVASGAEDKHGYLWDRHYGVCLAKFPHSDVVNSVAFNPCDPEMLVTTSDDFTVKVWRSRAVVHSLGLNEDSFRKGMEVRNRRKFRKSSCNID, encoded by the exons ATGGACATCGTTGAAAATGTTacgaaaaatcaagaaaacaGTAAAGAAAATGTACATATGtcagaagaaaagaggaatttACCCGAAATATGtgaagagaatgaaaattggTATTATATGCCGGattctattcttttaaatatttttcaatatttaacacCAAGAGAGTTGACAATTGCTGGAGAAGTATGTAAATCATGGTATAGAGTATCGCATGATGAATTTCTTTGGAAAGATCTGTTCTATCAAACATACAAAATAGACCCGGACATCGGCATTATGCCAG gaaAAACTTCATGGTTAGGAGAATTTAAACGTTTAACATATCATACACCACTTTTAGAAACAGAAGTACTAAAAGAACATTCCCATCAAGTTTTACATGTTAGTTTTTCACACAATGGAAAAATGTTTGCTACTTGTTCAAAAGATGGATACATTTTT gttTGGGAAAGTCAATATCCTGTTAGCATAAAATATCTTCATGATATGAAAACATTTAGTTGGAAATATAcacaattttcacaatttaattcttctgaTACTTTGCTACTTGTTTCTGGTGTACACTTTGGAACTCCTCTCAGTACTTCGGGTGAAATAGCAGTATTTAGATTAGCAC CTGGATTTGATCTTCAATGTAgagtaataaataaaccttATGATATATTTGGTACATGGTACAGTGAACATTACCTTATAAGTGGAAATTTATGTTGGTTAGCACACTTAGTTAGTACTAGTCTCTTATGGCTTAATAAGGCAAATCAAGAAACATCTAGTGAACATGTACCTATCATGACACAGTTATTTAG attttacaaTGGTAATGCATCATCACTTCGAGCAATAATGATAGCTAACTGTTTGACACCTGAACAAAATGAATCTGAGGAACAACATAATCAACCTTCATcttctaatattaaagaagaaaaaggaaatccaCCAAGTCATAAAGATATTTCATCTGCATCTTCTAGTGACACTTTACAAGAAGAACCTGTTGTTCTTCGTCATGCATCATCCAGATTACA ATATAGTACATTGGAAGGTGGATTTATGAATTGGAAAAAACTTGGTGATGGTTTTGAATATGCTAATCCTATACAATATAATCAGGAATATAGACAagtagaaatggaaaaaaaagcaCAAGAAAATGgcaaaaaaagtgaaaattcttTGTGGAATAAATCTGGAA agtcatcaaatataaaaaaaagtgaagacgaattatcaaatatttgtgaaaaatatcttatttttacaacTGGATCAAAAACTTATACACCTCATCAAGTGGGTttcaagagaataaaaaatgtaaaattcccTGCACGATTAGATCCAGGACCATCATTACGTGAAAGAATAgaacaaagagaaagagaacgagAAAGACAAAATTCTTATGCATTTATTACTAATTGGTTGGATTATGAATCTGTAGCTGATCAATTTGATAAAGTAGATCACTTAATTGATTTGCATGGACATATTATAGGAATGGGATTATCTCCAGATCATAG atatttatatgtaaatacaaGACCATGGCCCCGaggttatattattacaaatccaTTACAACCTCCGCCGATAGCTCaagaaattgatatacatGTTATTGATTTAGTAACATTAAAGCAAGTTGGTACCATGCTAAGAGCTCATAAGGCATATACACCAAATAATGAATGCTTCTTTATTTTCCTTGATGTATGCAATGAATATGTAGCCAG tgGAGCTGAAGACAAACATGGTTATCTTTGGGACAGACATTATGGAGTATGTTTAGCTAAATTTCCTCATTCTGATGTTGTTAATTCTGTTGCTTTCAATCCATGTGATCCTGAAATGTTAGTCACAACTAGCGATGATTTTACTGTTAAAGTTTGGCGTAGTCGAGCTGTAGTTCATTCATTAGGATTAAATGAAGATTCTTTCCGTAAAGGTATGGAAGTACGTAATAggcgaaaatttcgaaaaagtagTTGTAATATTGATTGA